The genomic stretch GATACAATCAATGTGAGGAGGAATTCTGCAGAACTCGCCAATTGTTGGAGGAACTGAAAGGAACAGACATAAATCTTATCATAACTACAAAATCAGACTTGGTGTGCAGAGATTTGGATTTGATAAAAACATTCAATGATCCTTTGGTTTCCTGGTCCATCAATACCCTTGATGAAGATTTTAAAGAGGATATGGATGATGCACCATCAATTAAGGATAGGATTAAAGCAATGAAGAGGTTTCACAAAGAGGGCATAAGAACAACTTGTCTCATTTCTCCTATTTTTCCTGAAATAACAGACCCTATTGAAATTATTGAAGAAATCAGTGATTTTTGTGATTATATTTGGCTTGAAAATCTTAATTTAAGGGGAGGATATAAAAAGACTATTTTTGACTATATTGATTTAAAATATCCTGAATTGGTGCCTCTCTATAAAGAGATTTATACTTATAAGGACATGTCTTATTGGAAAGAATTGGATGATGAAATCAGTGCTTATGCAAGGGAAAATGATTTTATGTATATAATTGATGAAGAACCCTTTATAAAAAGCCCTAATGAAAATCCAATCATAATCAATTATTTCTATCATGAAAAGATAAGGCAATCTTCAAAAAAGAAAAGATAGTTGTTAGGAATCAGCCAATTATTTCTTGAATATTCTTAAAATGTACTTTTTTAATCCAAATAATTATTAAATAAGAAAAATATATTATTTAATAATCAAAATTTTATAGATTTTTTATAGATTGCTGAAATCATAATTACTTAATTCGTTATTCATTTTAAAGGAGAATAAAAATTGTTAGACATAAAATTATTCAGAGAAGATCCTGAATTGATATTTGACTCTGAGAAGAAAAGATTCAGAAGTACAGAAAATGCAGAGAAAGTTATTGAATATGACACCTTATGGAGAGAAGGTGAAAGAAGATTAAACTCTTTAAGAGCAGAGAAAAACAAGTTATCCAAATCATTTAAAAAAGCTAAACAGGAAGGCAATATTGAAGAAGTCATTGCAAAATCCAAGGAAGTGGCTAATGAAATTAAAGAGTTAAGCGCTAAAAATGCAGAATACCTTCAATTAAGAGATGATTATAGATATAAAGTAGGAAACATCATTGACGAAGATGTTCCAGTTTCCGATACTGAAGATGACAATGTAGTTGTAAGAACCTATGGTGAAATCCCAGAGCATGACTTTGAATTGTTGAATCATGTTGACTTGATCAATAAGATTGATGGAGCAGACCTTGAAACTGCAGCAAGCGTTTCAGGTGCAAGGTTCTACTACTTGAAAAGAGACATTTTACACTTGAACTTGGCATTGATTCAATTTGCACTTTCAGAACTTGAAGCTGAGGGTTACATTCCTATGCAAACTCCTTTCTTTGTAAAAGGTGAAGTTGCAGCTGAAACTTCTGAACTTGGCGAGTTTGAGGAAACATTATACAAGGTTGAAAATGAGGATATGTACTTGATTGCAACTGCTGAACAGACCTTGGCAGCTCTTCACAGAAATGAAATCATCAATCCTGAAGACTTGCCACTTAGATACTGTGCACTTTCAACCTGTTTTAGAAAAGAGGCAGGGTCTCATGGAAAAGACACTTTAGGAATCTTTAGAGTTCACCAATTCGAAAAGATTGAACAGTTCATTTACTCTACACCAGAAGATTCAAGAAAGCAGCATGATCATTTGATGGAAGTC from uncultured Methanobrevibacter sp. encodes the following:
- the serS gene encoding serine--tRNA ligase, with protein sequence MLDIKLFREDPELIFDSEKKRFRSTENAEKVIEYDTLWREGERRLNSLRAEKNKLSKSFKKAKQEGNIEEVIAKSKEVANEIKELSAKNAEYLQLRDDYRYKVGNIIDEDVPVSDTEDDNVVVRTYGEIPEHDFELLNHVDLINKIDGADLETAASVSGARFYYLKRDILHLNLALIQFALSELEAEGYIPMQTPFFVKGEVAAETSELGEFEETLYKVENEDMYLIATAEQTLAALHRNEIINPEDLPLRYCALSTCFRKEAGSHGKDTLGIFRVHQFEKIEQFIYSTPEDSRKQHDHLMEVTERIYQKLGLPYQIIAIVSSALNDNAAIKYDLEAWFPGSGAFRELVSCTNCKDYQARKTKTRYGRAGSGDAQILHTLNSTAIATERTICCILENYQQADGSIKVPEVLVPYMGGKTVIEAKE
- a CDS encoding radical SAM mobile pair protein B, encoding MIVQEKEVKSILSKSNLPIAGYTANPYVGCPHACKYCYADFMKRFTGHKEEWGTFIDVKYWKPIKNPQKYSGETVIVGSVTDGYNQCEEEFCRTRQLLEELKGTDINLIITTKSDLVCRDLDLIKTFNDPLVSWSINTLDEDFKEDMDDAPSIKDRIKAMKRFHKEGIRTTCLISPIFPEITDPIEIIEEISDFCDYIWLENLNLRGGYKKTIFDYIDLKYPELVPLYKEIYTYKDMSYWKELDDEISAYARENDFMYIIDEEPFIKSPNENPIIINYFYHEKIRQSSKKKR